In the genome of Ureibacillus sp. FSL W7-1570, the window GCATACATACACTTGCCAAATTCCATGGTTAACGTTGAGAGATTGAGTCTTTGTATCGGTGACTTTCACCATTGAAGATGATTAAATGAGAATGATGAATCAGCCGATCAATGACGGCCTCTGTTAAAATGGGATCGCCAAAGACATTATTCCATTGGCTAAACGGTAAATTGGTTGTCACAATGATGCTTTTGGTTTCATAACACATGGAAATAACTTGAAATAATAACTCTGCCCCCTGTTTATGCAATGGAATATAGCCCAATTCATCAAGAATCAAGAGATCCAACTTTTCGATTTGATTGAGAAATTTACCAAGGTCACCTTTTTCATTGGCCTCCAATAAAGCATTGACAATGGAGGCGGCCGTATAGAACTTCACTCTTTTTCCTTGTTTTTTCATCAAATTGAGGGCGATGAGAGTGGAAAGGAATGTTTTACCGGTTCCCACTCCGCCATAGAAGATAAGGTTTTCCTGATTTTTCGTAAACTCACCTTCTAAAATATAATCTTTTGTGATGCCTGGGGCTAGTTGAATCTCCCGCCAATCATAAGGTTTATTTGGAATTTTCGGCAATGTCGCCTGTTTTAGTAGTAAATTTATCCTTCTCTCATCTCGATGCTGCACTTCTCGTTCAAACAGCTTCAGTAAAAATTCCTCATTTGTTTCCGCATGGATGGTATGGTAATTGGCTGGAATCCAGCTTAATTTTAGTCTTTTGGCATATTCCTTAATCATTTGTTCCATGATGCCACATCTCCTTGGGATTCGAATAGGCGGTCATAATGCCTTACTCCTCGGATGGCTTCCGGCATATCTGGAACGTGTTTTTTCGGTTGAATTGGCTCTCGTATACCTCTTCCATTGATTAATTGATAAAATACCTGTTTAATCGATTCTACTTTCGGATGACCATACTGGGAGGCAATCCTCAAAGCCTGTGTCGAAACTTCGAAATCATGTTCTTTTAGTAAAACAGCTAGTAGTTGTAATGCTTCCTTCTTTTCTTGAACGGTACAATTGGAAAAATAATTTTTCCATTCTTCCGGCATCTTTTCATAGAAATCCGTATATTTTAATGCATTTGGCCTTTTGGCCATTAACGTAAGATATGGTTGCCATTTCATTGATTTTTGTT includes:
- the istB gene encoding IS21-like element helper ATPase IstB; protein product: MEQMIKEYAKRLKLSWIPANYHTIHAETNEEFLLKLFEREVQHRDERRINLLLKQATLPKIPNKPYDWREIQLAPGITKDYILEGEFTKNQENLIFYGGVGTGKTFLSTLIALNLMKKQGKRVKFYTAASIVNALLEANEKGDLGKFLNQIEKLDLLILDELGYIPLHKQGAELLFQVISMCYETKSIIVTTNLPFSQWNNVFGDPILTEAVIDRLIHHSHLIIFNGESHRYKDSISQR